In one Dermatophilaceae bacterium Sec6.4 genomic region, the following are encoded:
- a CDS encoding MerR family transcriptional regulator, producing the protein MQGALFAHPADSVDNEAVGYRGPIACNAAGVTYRQLDYWARTGLLEPSVRNPSGSGHQRLYSFRDILVLKVVKRLLDSGVSLQQIRVAVGVLRSRGIADLAGITLMSDGASVYECTSDDQIIDLMRGGQGVFGIALGSVWREVEGSLSSLPSERPDAERPAAHPGDELQRRREARDAG; encoded by the coding sequence CTGCAGGGCGCATTGTTTGCGCATCCTGCAGACAGCGTCGACAACGAGGCCGTCGGTTATCGAGGGCCGATTGCGTGCAACGCGGCGGGGGTGACCTACCGTCAGCTCGATTACTGGGCCCGCACCGGTCTATTGGAACCATCGGTGCGCAACCCGTCCGGTTCCGGTCACCAGCGCCTTTACAGCTTCCGCGACATTCTCGTACTCAAGGTGGTCAAACGACTCCTGGACAGCGGCGTCTCCCTGCAGCAGATCAGGGTCGCCGTGGGAGTACTGCGTTCGCGTGGCATAGCTGACCTCGCCGGAATCACTCTCATGTCCGATGGTGCAAGCGTCTACGAATGCACGTCCGATGATCAGATCATCGATCTGATGCGCGGTGGTCAGGGCGTTTTCGGTATTGCCCTGGGGTCGGTATGGCGCGAAGTGGAGGGCAGCCTCAGTTCGCTACCGAGCGAACGTCCGGACGCAGAGCGTCCGGCAGCCCACCCCGGTGATGAGCTGCAGCGTCGGCGCGAGGCGCGAGACGCCGGTTGA
- a CDS encoding FHA domain-containing protein yields MTDQPASGDTTARIPAVGAELPAVVQQPESHPSGTEQATIEALRPGTALLIAQRGPGAGAKFLLDADEVSSGRHPDSDIFLDDVTVSRRHAIFRRAEHGYVVQDVGSLNGTYVNGQITDSAQLVSGTEVQIGKYRLVFYGAAGS; encoded by the coding sequence ATGACCGATCAACCGGCCTCCGGTGACACCACAGCTCGTATACCCGCTGTCGGCGCGGAACTTCCGGCCGTGGTGCAGCAGCCGGAGTCGCACCCTTCGGGCACCGAACAGGCGACTATCGAGGCCTTGCGTCCCGGCACTGCGTTGCTGATTGCGCAGCGTGGGCCCGGTGCCGGAGCGAAGTTCCTGTTGGACGCCGACGAGGTCAGTTCGGGGCGGCATCCTGACAGCGACATCTTCCTGGACGACGTGACCGTCTCTCGCCGCCATGCGATCTTCCGCAGAGCCGAGCACGGGTACGTCGTGCAGGACGTGGGTTCGCTCAATGGCACCTACGTCAACGGTCAGATCACCGACTCGGCCCAACTGGTCAGCGGCACTGAGGTCCAAATCGGTAAGTACCGCCTGGTGTTCTACGGTGCCGCCGGTTCCTGA
- a CDS encoding AAA family ATPase, producing MRLHRLQVQAFGPFAAVETVDFDAVAAAGLYLIQGATGAGKTSILDAICYAVYGAVPGSRTGHRGSIRSDHADPLLAPRVVLEFTAAGDRLRITRSPEWDAPKKRGSGTTRRPATVVLEILRGAEWVAQSTRIDEAAEIVTDHLGLGMEQFAQVVLLPQGEFASFLRAKPEERSALLRRLFDIERFADAQQWLADRKRALSDTVHDADLAIALHGERLTTVLAESDLPAAPSNGAPQVPASDLPGSTLLATIGECRALAVDRATQALVDADGAAEDRDIARDARLRAETTLQWQLQATEARATLAAYEQRHAARELELSTVRAARRAAVIRPVATHRLAVAEVLATAEGAARTAERMVVELVDTDCLVDGQLHRTSLQTAVELGSSTLDVLADLAAQHATAAAAVVLHSKASLAAHERSLAAHEATVRLQATIDDVERELAALCTDVSVLQDARRSVEVHRVALHTGRTLADARVLQTAAEQQAKVSRSRFASAEQQAIDLRQARLSGMIGEIGAGLTRGCPCPVCGSTEHPAPAAPPAGAAAEQDVVRAEAVAVAARQALSDADAAFATARGSHAERATAHRAALDALDTLPGTLDDDALQGALSSAQATLTRVEATRSAFEALSGRLAELTGSATSAQQSCTSADYDLGLAEARHAESRTVLATLEARALALREQHTAQCCCDRVDRGDPIDRHTRLVPALRDLHQADLAVRLAAAADRQSAAELTEILASQGFSDLSQAQAALLDLPQMAQIENRIAAEQTANERATGILEQPQLIAAERSPKPDIAALEEAAQASDHRHRAAVHAVSGADRAVHELDRIATSVQLLVTGSSTARADLAVLGPLAETASGQGDNTLRMRLTSYVLAARLESVTALANERLAVMSDGRFTLEHSDELAKAGARSGLGLRVLDSWTGRSRDTATLSGGEAFIASLALALGLGDAVLQDAGGRPLESLFVDEGFGSLDEQTLDQVMSVLDTLRSGGRSVGIVSHVAELRHRIQSTIDVVKTESGSHIRAHAVA from the coding sequence ATGAGACTGCACCGGCTGCAGGTGCAGGCGTTCGGCCCCTTCGCCGCCGTCGAAACGGTCGACTTCGATGCGGTCGCAGCCGCGGGCCTGTATCTGATTCAGGGTGCCACCGGAGCCGGTAAGACCTCGATCCTGGATGCGATCTGTTACGCGGTCTACGGGGCTGTCCCCGGAAGTCGGACCGGTCACCGCGGGTCGATTCGTAGCGATCACGCCGACCCCCTGCTCGCGCCACGCGTCGTGCTGGAGTTCACTGCCGCCGGTGACCGGTTGCGCATCACCCGTAGCCCGGAGTGGGATGCCCCGAAAAAACGCGGATCCGGTACCACCCGCCGCCCCGCGACCGTGGTGTTGGAGATACTGCGCGGGGCCGAATGGGTCGCGCAGAGCACCCGCATCGACGAGGCCGCAGAGATCGTGACCGACCACCTCGGTCTCGGTATGGAGCAGTTCGCCCAGGTGGTGTTGCTGCCGCAGGGCGAATTCGCATCATTCCTGCGGGCCAAGCCCGAAGAGCGGTCGGCACTGCTGCGCAGGTTGTTCGACATCGAACGCTTCGCAGATGCCCAACAGTGGCTCGCTGACCGCAAACGCGCACTCTCCGACACGGTGCACGACGCCGATCTCGCTATCGCGCTACACGGCGAACGGCTGACCACGGTGCTCGCCGAGTCCGACCTACCAGCGGCCCCCTCCAACGGCGCGCCTCAGGTCCCCGCGTCAGATCTACCCGGGTCCACGTTGCTCGCCACGATCGGCGAATGTCGTGCGCTGGCGGTGGACCGCGCCACCCAGGCACTGGTCGACGCGGACGGCGCGGCAGAAGATCGAGACATCGCCCGCGACGCCCGGTTACGCGCCGAAACAACTCTGCAGTGGCAACTGCAGGCCACCGAGGCACGGGCCACGCTGGCCGCCTACGAGCAACGACACGCGGCACGAGAGCTGGAGCTGTCCACCGTTCGGGCCGCCCGCCGGGCTGCAGTCATACGTCCGGTCGCAACGCACCGACTGGCGGTGGCCGAGGTGCTCGCCACCGCCGAGGGCGCAGCGCGAACCGCTGAACGCATGGTCGTCGAACTGGTCGATACCGATTGCCTGGTCGACGGTCAGCTGCATCGGACGTCTCTGCAGACCGCCGTCGAGCTGGGTAGCTCGACGCTCGATGTGCTCGCCGATCTGGCCGCCCAGCACGCCACCGCCGCGGCTGCGGTGGTTCTGCATTCCAAGGCCTCCCTGGCCGCACACGAGCGGAGTCTCGCTGCGCACGAAGCCACTGTGCGGCTGCAGGCCACCATCGACGACGTCGAACGGGAACTCGCCGCGCTGTGCACCGACGTGTCGGTGCTGCAGGATGCGCGACGATCGGTCGAGGTACACCGCGTAGCGCTGCACACTGGACGAACGCTGGCCGATGCGCGGGTCCTGCAGACCGCAGCCGAACAGCAGGCAAAGGTCTCGCGGTCCAGGTTCGCATCGGCCGAGCAGCAAGCGATCGACCTGCGCCAGGCGCGACTGTCCGGGATGATCGGTGAGATCGGCGCCGGACTCACCCGCGGCTGCCCGTGCCCGGTATGCGGATCCACCGAGCATCCAGCGCCCGCTGCACCACCTGCTGGTGCCGCAGCTGAGCAAGACGTAGTGCGCGCCGAGGCAGTGGCCGTCGCGGCCCGCCAGGCCCTCAGTGATGCAGATGCCGCCTTCGCAACAGCCCGGGGCAGCCACGCTGAACGAGCAACAGCGCATCGTGCGGCGCTGGACGCCCTCGATACCCTCCCCGGAACGCTTGACGACGATGCGCTGCAGGGCGCGCTCAGTTCGGCGCAGGCAACGCTGACCCGAGTCGAAGCTACCCGCAGCGCATTCGAGGCGCTGAGTGGCCGACTCGCAGAACTCACCGGGTCTGCGACCAGTGCGCAGCAGAGCTGCACCAGCGCCGATTACGACCTGGGCCTGGCCGAGGCCCGGCACGCGGAATCGCGGACGGTCCTGGCGACCCTCGAAGCCAGAGCGCTGGCGCTGCGTGAACAACACACCGCGCAATGCTGCTGCGATCGCGTCGATCGCGGCGATCCCATCGACCGCCACACGCGCCTGGTGCCGGCCCTACGAGACCTGCATCAGGCCGATCTGGCGGTTCGACTCGCTGCAGCAGCAGACCGCCAGTCCGCCGCCGAACTCACCGAAATACTGGCGTCTCAGGGATTCTCGGATCTCTCCCAGGCGCAGGCCGCTCTTCTCGATCTGCCGCAGATGGCGCAGATCGAGAACCGGATTGCCGCCGAACAGACTGCCAACGAGCGGGCTACCGGCATTCTGGAGCAACCGCAGCTCATCGCCGCCGAGCGCTCGCCGAAACCCGATATTGCCGCGCTGGAAGAAGCGGCCCAAGCCAGTGATCACCGACACCGGGCAGCGGTGCACGCCGTGTCCGGTGCTGATCGCGCGGTGCATGAGTTGGATCGCATCGCCACCTCGGTGCAGCTCCTGGTCACCGGATCGTCCACTGCACGAGCCGACCTCGCAGTGCTCGGACCACTCGCCGAGACGGCGTCCGGGCAGGGTGACAACACGCTCCGAATGCGTCTGACGTCCTACGTGCTTGCGGCGCGGCTGGAATCGGTCACCGCCCTGGCGAACGAGCGGCTCGCGGTCATGTCCGATGGTCGCTTCACCCTCGAGCACAGCGACGAACTGGCCAAGGCCGGTGCCCGCAGCGGTCTGGGTCTGCGGGTTCTGGACAGCTGGACCGGGCGCAGCAGAGACACCGCGACACTGTCCGGTGGGGAGGCCTTCATTGCCTCCCTGGCGCTGGCCCTCGGGCTGGGTGATGCCGTACTACAAGATGCCGGAGGTCGGCCGCTGGAGTCCCTGTTCGTCGATGAAGGGTTCGGGTCGTTGGACGAACAGACTCTCGACCAGGTCATGAGCGTGCTGGACACATTGCGCAGCGGGGGTCGCAGTGTCGGGATCGTAAGCCATGTGGCCGAGCTGCGACACCGCATCCAGAGCACCATCGACGTCGTGAAGACCGAAAGCGGTTCGCACATCCGAGCCCACGCCGTGGCATAA
- a CDS encoding MerR family transcriptional regulator gives MLALLRADFPDLTISKVRFLDTEGVVSPGRSASGYRRYSDADVDRLRFVLTAQRDRFWPLRVIREALDAYDRGLEPSTGPDPRPVPPPPVALDPLGPVGDEAVTRNESPLRLTLGEVARGAGLSEIQVRDLAGFGLIVSVDGYFDRPALVIARSAAALMQRGLGARHLRTFRLAAEREAAIVTQLRGGRGGSAESAVEGECLELHLALLRAQVALAP, from the coding sequence GTGCTGGCTCTACTACGTGCTGATTTTCCCGACCTGACGATTTCCAAGGTCCGTTTCCTGGACACCGAGGGGGTGGTCAGTCCAGGGCGCTCGGCCTCCGGCTACCGCCGCTACAGCGACGCAGACGTCGATCGCCTCAGGTTCGTACTCACCGCTCAACGGGATCGGTTCTGGCCGTTGCGCGTCATCCGAGAGGCGTTGGACGCCTACGACCGTGGTCTCGAACCGTCCACTGGGCCCGATCCTCGTCCCGTACCGCCACCCCCGGTGGCGTTGGACCCGCTCGGGCCCGTGGGAGACGAAGCGGTGACCCGGAACGAGTCGCCCTTGCGGTTGACGTTGGGCGAAGTGGCTCGCGGCGCCGGACTCAGCGAGATCCAGGTGCGCGACCTTGCCGGATTCGGCCTCATCGTGTCGGTGGACGGCTACTTCGACCGGCCCGCGCTCGTGATCGCGCGAAGCGCAGCTGCATTGATGCAACGGGGGCTCGGCGCCAGACATCTACGCACCTTCCGCCTCGCGGCCGAACGGGAGGCGGCGATCGTGACACAGCTTCGTGGCGGTCGGGGTGGCAGTGCGGAGAGCGCCGTCGAGGGGGAGTGTCTGGAGCTGCATCTCGCTCTGCTGCGCGCGCAGGTAGCGTTGGCTCCATGA
- the gcvH gene encoding glycine cleavage system protein GcvH, protein MSELEYPDDLRYTEDHEWVGEQGEVVRIGITAFAQEALGDVVYVSLPAVGDQVATGDSCGEVESTKSVSDLYAPLDGEVSAVNVQLDSTPELINSDPYGEGWMFELRLSDPTAMAALKNAADYTASLG, encoded by the coding sequence ATGTCCGAGCTGGAATACCCCGACGACCTGCGCTACACCGAGGACCACGAGTGGGTGGGCGAGCAGGGAGAGGTCGTTCGGATCGGCATCACCGCCTTCGCCCAGGAGGCGTTGGGTGACGTCGTGTACGTCAGCCTGCCGGCCGTCGGCGACCAGGTCGCTACCGGCGATTCCTGCGGTGAGGTCGAATCGACCAAATCCGTCAGCGATCTGTATGCGCCGCTGGACGGTGAGGTCAGCGCTGTCAACGTCCAGCTGGACAGCACCCCGGAGCTCATCAATTCTGATCCGTACGGCGAGGGCTGGATGTTCGAGCTCCGGTTGAGCGACCCGACTGCTATGGCGGCTCTGAAGAACGCTGCCGATTACACCGCCTCACTCGGCTGA
- a CDS encoding pyridoxal phosphate-dependent aminotransferase has protein sequence MREIKQSAKLQHVRYDVRGPILVEAERLEAEGHRILKLNIGNPAPFGFEAPAAIEQDLIHHLPTSQGYSDSRGIFSARTAVANYYQSKGLTEVGVGDIFIGNGVSELISMVLQAFVDNGNEILIPAPDYPLWTGAVTLAGGIPVHYRCDEENGWNPDLSDIEAKIGPNTHALVLINPNNPTGAVYSEDIVRGLVDIARRHDLVLMCDEIYEKILFDDAVHHHAATFAGDDVLCLTFSGLSKAYRVCGYRSGWLAITGPRHRAGDFLEGLTLLANMRMCANVPAQHAIQTALGGYQSVGELIVPGGRFYEQSMLAWRLLNEIPGVSCVKPQGALYCFPRLDPAVYPIQDDQAFVIDLLRAQKILVTHGTGFNWFEPDHFRLVTLPDVDTLAEAIGRIAAYLGTIRV, from the coding sequence GTGCGCGAGATCAAACAGTCAGCCAAGCTGCAACATGTCCGGTACGACGTACGCGGACCGATCCTGGTCGAAGCCGAGCGCCTGGAGGCTGAGGGTCACCGCATCCTCAAGCTGAATATCGGTAATCCTGCGCCGTTCGGGTTCGAGGCGCCGGCGGCCATCGAACAGGATCTGATCCATCACCTCCCGACCAGTCAGGGATACAGCGATTCCCGCGGAATCTTTTCCGCACGCACGGCCGTCGCGAACTACTACCAGAGTAAAGGTCTGACCGAGGTCGGCGTCGGCGACATCTTCATCGGCAACGGGGTCAGCGAACTGATCTCCATGGTGCTGCAGGCGTTCGTCGACAACGGCAACGAGATTCTGATCCCCGCTCCCGACTATCCGCTGTGGACCGGCGCAGTGACTCTTGCCGGCGGTATTCCTGTGCACTACCGGTGCGATGAGGAGAACGGATGGAATCCCGATCTGTCCGATATCGAGGCCAAGATCGGCCCGAACACCCATGCGCTCGTGCTGATCAACCCCAACAATCCGACCGGCGCCGTCTACAGCGAAGACATCGTGCGTGGTCTCGTCGATATCGCCCGGCGGCACGACCTGGTTCTGATGTGCGACGAAATCTACGAGAAGATCCTGTTCGACGACGCGGTCCACCACCACGCGGCGACGTTCGCCGGTGACGACGTGCTGTGTCTGACGTTCAGCGGCCTGTCCAAGGCGTACCGCGTCTGCGGATACCGCTCCGGGTGGCTGGCGATCACCGGCCCGCGGCATCGTGCCGGGGATTTCCTCGAGGGTCTGACTCTGCTCGCGAATATGAGGATGTGCGCCAACGTCCCGGCCCAGCACGCGATTCAGACGGCACTCGGTGGATACCAGTCGGTCGGCGAACTCATTGTGCCCGGTGGCAGATTCTACGAGCAGTCCATGCTGGCCTGGCGACTGCTCAATGAGATCCCCGGCGTCAGCTGCGTCAAGCCGCAAGGCGCGTTGTACTGCTTCCCGCGCCTCGATCCGGCGGTCTACCCGATTCAGGACGACCAGGCCTTTGTAATCGACCTGCTGCGCGCGCAGAAGATCCTCGTCACTCATGGCACGGGCTTCAACTGGTTCGAACCCGACCACTTCCGGTTGGTGACGCTGCCGGACGTGGACACGCTGGCCGAGGCGATCGGCCGTATCGCGGCCTATCTGGGCACGATTCGCGTCTGA
- the gcvP gene encoding aminomethyl-transferring glycine dehydrogenase, with product MSSSTEHTASDAVSPEAVAPDFVRRHIAPTSDDVTVMLKAIEQPSVAALMEAAVPGGIRSDHPLQLAAASSEPAVIRELREIAAQNTVLTSMIGLGYYGTHTPAVIRRNVLENPAWYTAYTPYQPEISQGRLEALLNFQTVVCDLTGLATAGASLLDESTAVAEAMTLMRRSSKATADAVLVIDAQVMPQSIAVTRTRAKPLGIDVVVTDLSAVADPDGLRAAAGDRDVFGVVVQYPDASGRIRQWSRLATAAHELGALVTVAADLLALTLLAAPGTWGADIAVGTTQRFGVPMGFGGPHAGYLSVRAGLERTMPGRLVGLSVDADGAPAYRLALQTREQHIRREKATSNICTAQVLLAVMASMYAVWHGPVGLTRIACEVHAKAVALAAALHEAGVQVAAGDFFDTLTLEVPQRAELIRTAALERGINLWQIDADRLSLSVDETTTDEELASVAAAFGAAAPQRIADAPAPSWAPAVIREGSFLTHPVFHAHQSETEMLRYLRTLSDRDYALDRGMIPLGSCTMKLNATTEMEAVTWPEFANLHPFAPADQTVGIRSIVSDLESWLATITGYDSVSLQPNAGSQGEFAGLLAIHAYHEARGDFERRICLIPASAHGTNAASAVMAGLKVVVVKTANTGEIDLDDLRAKIDQHGDKLAAAMITYPSTHGVYEDTITELCSLVHAAGGQVYVDGANLNALIGIAEPGTFGGDVSHLNLHKTFCIPHGGGGPGVGPVAVRAHLAPYLPNHPFAAEAGPSTGVGPVSGAPYGSASILPISWAYVRLMGGHGLTEATKTAVLSANYIAARLRDSYPVLYSGEHGLVAHECILDLRGITKSSGITVDDVAKRLVDYGFHAPTMSFPVAGTLMVEPTESESLAEIDRFCDAMVAIRAEIQAVEDGGVAAADSALRHAPHTAQSLTTDWEHPYTRAEAVYPAGVDPTRKYWAPVRRVDGAYGDRNLICSCPAPEAFED from the coding sequence ATGAGTAGTTCGACCGAACACACCGCATCAGACGCCGTCTCCCCTGAGGCGGTCGCGCCGGACTTCGTTCGCCGGCACATCGCTCCCACCAGCGATGACGTGACGGTGATGTTGAAGGCGATCGAACAGCCCAGCGTCGCCGCGCTGATGGAGGCCGCTGTACCCGGCGGGATCCGCTCGGACCATCCGTTGCAGCTGGCGGCAGCATCATCCGAGCCGGCCGTGATCCGGGAGCTGCGCGAGATCGCGGCCCAGAACACAGTGCTGACGAGCATGATCGGGCTGGGCTACTACGGGACGCACACACCGGCGGTCATCCGCCGCAATGTTCTGGAGAACCCCGCCTGGTACACGGCGTACACGCCCTACCAGCCGGAGATCTCCCAGGGCCGCCTGGAGGCACTGCTCAACTTCCAGACGGTCGTCTGCGACCTGACGGGACTGGCTACGGCCGGCGCGTCCCTACTCGATGAATCGACGGCCGTCGCCGAGGCCATGACGTTGATGCGGCGCAGCAGCAAGGCGACCGCCGACGCCGTCCTGGTGATCGACGCCCAGGTGATGCCGCAGTCGATCGCGGTGACCCGCACGCGTGCCAAGCCGCTCGGGATCGATGTCGTCGTCACCGACCTGAGCGCAGTTGCAGATCCCGACGGATTGCGTGCTGCGGCTGGGGACCGGGACGTCTTCGGTGTCGTGGTGCAGTACCCCGATGCCTCCGGGCGCATTCGGCAGTGGTCCCGGTTGGCCACTGCCGCTCACGAGCTCGGTGCGTTGGTCACGGTCGCCGCCGATCTGTTGGCGTTGACCCTGCTCGCAGCGCCCGGCACCTGGGGAGCCGATATCGCCGTCGGCACGACGCAACGGTTCGGGGTCCCGATGGGCTTCGGCGGCCCGCACGCCGGATACCTCAGTGTCCGGGCCGGGCTGGAGCGCACGATGCCGGGCCGTCTGGTCGGTCTCAGCGTGGATGCCGACGGCGCCCCGGCCTATCGCCTTGCCCTGCAGACCCGTGAACAGCACATTCGCCGGGAGAAGGCCACCTCGAACATCTGCACCGCCCAGGTGCTCCTCGCGGTCATGGCCTCGATGTACGCCGTATGGCACGGCCCCGTCGGCCTGACACGAATCGCCTGCGAGGTGCACGCAAAGGCAGTAGCCCTGGCGGCGGCGCTTCATGAGGCCGGCGTCCAGGTCGCAGCGGGTGACTTCTTCGACACGCTGACGCTCGAGGTCCCGCAGCGCGCCGAACTCATCCGTACTGCCGCGCTGGAGCGCGGCATCAACCTGTGGCAGATCGATGCCGACCGGCTTTCGTTGAGTGTCGATGAGACCACGACGGATGAGGAACTCGCATCGGTGGCAGCAGCCTTCGGAGCGGCCGCTCCGCAGCGGATCGCTGACGCCCCCGCACCGTCCTGGGCACCGGCGGTCATCCGGGAGGGCAGCTTCTTGACCCACCCGGTCTTCCACGCCCACCAGAGCGAGACCGAGATGCTGCGCTACCTGCGCACCTTGTCCGACCGCGACTACGCACTGGACCGTGGGATGATCCCGCTTGGTTCCTGCACGATGAAGCTGAACGCGACCACGGAGATGGAAGCGGTCACCTGGCCGGAGTTCGCCAACCTGCACCCGTTCGCGCCCGCCGACCAGACGGTCGGGATCCGGTCGATCGTGAGCGATCTGGAATCCTGGCTGGCCACCATCACCGGGTACGACTCGGTGTCCCTGCAGCCCAATGCAGGTTCCCAGGGAGAATTCGCGGGTCTGTTAGCCATCCACGCCTACCACGAGGCTCGTGGCGATTTCGAGCGTCGGATCTGCCTCATTCCCGCCTCGGCGCACGGCACCAATGCTGCCAGCGCCGTCATGGCGGGCCTGAAGGTCGTCGTCGTGAAGACAGCCAACACGGGCGAGATCGATCTGGATGACCTGCGCGCGAAGATCGATCAGCATGGCGACAAGCTCGCTGCAGCGATGATCACCTACCCCTCGACACACGGTGTCTACGAAGACACCATCACCGAGCTGTGCTCGCTGGTGCACGCGGCGGGCGGGCAGGTCTATGTCGATGGAGCCAACCTCAACGCGTTGATCGGTATCGCCGAGCCGGGCACTTTCGGTGGCGATGTCTCCCACCTCAACCTGCACAAGACGTTCTGCATCCCGCACGGTGGTGGCGGCCCCGGTGTGGGACCGGTCGCGGTCCGCGCGCACCTGGCGCCCTACCTGCCGAATCACCCGTTCGCCGCTGAGGCCGGCCCAAGTACCGGAGTCGGTCCGGTGTCCGGAGCACCGTACGGGTCTGCGTCGATCCTGCCGATCTCCTGGGCGTACGTGCGATTGATGGGCGGTCACGGACTGACCGAAGCAACCAAAACCGCAGTGCTTTCCGCGAACTACATCGCGGCGCGTCTGCGCGATTCCTACCCGGTGTTGTACTCCGGCGAGCACGGACTGGTGGCGCACGAGTGCATCCTGGACCTGCGCGGCATTACCAAGTCCTCGGGTATCACCGTCGACGACGTCGCCAAGCGGCTGGTCGACTACGGGTTCCACGCTCCGACCATGTCCTTTCCGGTAGCCGGCACCCTGATGGTCGAGCCCACTGAGAGTGAGAGCTTGGCGGAGATCGACCGGTTCTGCGATGCGATGGTCGCGATCCGGGCCGAGATTCAGGCCGTCGAAGACGGTGGTGTCGCCGCGGCCGACAGCGCGCTGCGGCATGCCCCGCACACCGCGCAGTCCCTCACCACCGATTGGGAGCACCCGTACACACGGGCCGAAGCGGTCTACCCGGCAGGCGTCGATCCGACCCGCAAGTACTGGGCCCCGGTGCGGCGTGTTGACGGCGCCTACGGCGATCGCAACCTGATTTGCTCCTGCCCGGCGCCGGAGGCGTTCGAAGACTGA
- a CDS encoding DUF881 domain-containing protein, which translates to MTTPDGGQPESADRSGVGAEPTAGSVSGWRILARNGRPRATKGNAIAVVLALGLGFAMAAQVQQTRSSGLEDLSQDNLIALLDAETGQNARLAREKDTLTDTRNQLQGSKGDAAALQAARERLTQLGILAGTIGAKGPGIRILVADPKVGVQAATLLDTVQELRDAGAEAIQINDVRVVASTYFSTSSDNRLVVDGTAIHAPYTVLAIGDPQTMSTAMAIPGGVVSTFRQLGATAVVKTATTVTVSALRARSSARYAQPDSTPTG; encoded by the coding sequence ATGACGACCCCCGATGGCGGGCAGCCGGAGTCTGCGGACCGGTCCGGAGTGGGTGCGGAACCCACGGCCGGGTCGGTCTCGGGCTGGCGCATCCTGGCGCGAAACGGTCGACCGCGAGCCACCAAGGGCAATGCCATCGCAGTCGTGCTCGCTCTCGGTCTGGGATTCGCGATGGCAGCGCAGGTGCAACAAACCCGATCCTCAGGTTTGGAGGACCTGTCTCAGGACAACCTGATTGCGTTGTTGGACGCCGAGACCGGGCAGAACGCACGACTGGCGAGGGAGAAGGACACGCTCACCGACACACGCAATCAGCTGCAGGGCAGCAAGGGGGATGCAGCAGCGCTGCAGGCGGCGCGCGAACGTCTTACCCAACTGGGCATTCTTGCGGGCACGATCGGCGCGAAGGGTCCGGGAATCCGCATTCTGGTCGCAGATCCAAAGGTAGGTGTGCAGGCCGCGACGTTGCTGGATACCGTGCAGGAGCTGCGCGACGCCGGGGCCGAGGCGATCCAGATCAACGACGTGCGAGTAGTGGCCAGCACGTATTTCTCAACCAGTTCGGACAATCGGCTGGTCGTGGACGGTACGGCGATCCACGCGCCGTACACAGTTCTGGCCATCGGGGACCCGCAGACGATGTCGACCGCGATGGCGATACCGGGTGGCGTGGTGAGCACGTTCCGGCAACTGGGCGCGACCGCGGTCGTGAAGACTGCGACTACAGTGACCGTCTCCGCGTTGCGGGCACGAAGCAGTGCTCGTTACGCTCAGCCAGACAGTACGCCGACCGGTTGA
- a CDS encoding bifunctional nuclease family protein gives MRKVDVMGVRVEMPTNKPIVLLRERDGQLYVPIWIGAPEATAIAYAQQGITAPRPLTHDLLVNVLAELGHTLEHVVVSRMENNIFYAELVVDGDTTISARSSDAIAIALRAGVSIYVADEIFDAVGVAVPVEEDDEVEKFREFLDNVSAEDFEAASEDEIADSDPEGPDGEQSPSS, from the coding sequence ATGAGGAAAGTCGATGTCATGGGCGTGCGGGTGGAGATGCCCACCAATAAGCCGATCGTTCTGTTGCGTGAACGCGATGGTCAGCTGTACGTACCGATCTGGATCGGTGCGCCTGAGGCGACGGCGATCGCTTACGCGCAACAGGGCATTACCGCGCCCCGGCCGCTGACCCACGACCTCCTGGTCAACGTGTTGGCCGAACTCGGTCACACGCTGGAGCATGTGGTGGTCAGCCGCATGGAGAACAATATTTTCTATGCCGAGCTGGTGGTGGACGGTGATACGACGATCAGCGCCCGATCTTCGGATGCCATCGCCATCGCACTGCGTGCCGGTGTATCCATCTATGTGGCCGACGAGATTTTCGACGCAGTCGGTGTCGCTGTGCCGGTCGAAGAAGACGATGAGGTCGAGAAGTTCCGCGAATTCCTTGACAACGTATCCGCGGAGGACTTCGAAGCGGCCAGCGAGGATGAGATCGCGGACTCAGATCCCGAGGGTCCTGACGGAGAACAGTCACCCTCAAGTTGA